Genomic segment of Bradysia coprophila strain Holo2 unplaced genomic scaffold, BU_Bcop_v1 contig_561, whole genome shotgun sequence:
GTTGGATGCGAGCTTAATTAGCTCCAGTGAACAATATgagattttcatatttttttccctatAACGTCAATTAAAAATGCACGGATCGTGTAATTATAGTTAGTAGTGaagtgttttgttgttttgttttggatGTTTATTCTTTCTGTTGAGAAATTGCACGCAATTCAATAGACTATGGACAATAACATTAAATTGAATACTATGAAGAAGGCGAATGTGGATCCAAGACAATCAATTAATAGCAGTGATGATTATGGCGTTGTAACAGGTGCGTGTTAGAGTTGTGCTCTGACTCATTCGATTCTAAGTAAATTGTTATTCTATTGTACCAGTCATCCATTGTTTTGACTTGGACTTTTATTTAAGCAAGTCGCTTAACACTAGACATCTACGATCTTGCTTCCAAATCAGTTTTACCAAAATAGCTCGAGATACCTAATGtctaaattttcttcatcatGGGACAAATCCAGAGCCTCATACACTTTACCCTATTTATAACACCATACAGACGTAGCTTCTTCAGCAGTAAACATTCTAAACAGAAAGATTCCACTTCAAAAATCAGTTCGTTTATCTTTGAGAGCCTCGCCTATGTTTTGCAAAATCCAACGGTGGACTGCTAATGTAATTCGAAACAACAACCGTGCTTAGAATATGATGTAACTTCGGACAATTATTTGTATATCGCTGTTGCACTTTCATTGCGAATATACCGAGCATATTAATGTTATGTTTGCATTTGTACCATTTGTGCAAGTTTACCATGTCATGCAAATTTGAGTCGTTGATATGCAATCATACAGTGTTATAACGAGATCTGCTATAAAGTACAGTAAGACTCACTGTTCGCAAGTTTGATTCTTTTTATTGCAACTCTTTGATGTGTTGCacaattaaattacaattaaCAGTTTGTCGCATTACCGGCATTCGGGAACcaataaaatttgcaattaaTTTGTTAACTGACGGACATAAATTGTCACATGACCTCGTTAATGGCACATTTTATTAGAGATAAGTCGTTAAAGTTTACTTAAATTCAGCACATCTTCAACGAAAATCTTGTACAAATAAGACGTTTTTTGCACGAACGCTCGtcaaaaattcagttttgtctcggaaaatgttttattcaatTGAAGACGATGTTTGTTCTGAATgtgtatataaaatgaaatgaatattttatcaaaagaatTCACAAGGTTATCGTCTATAAAATTCGTGCTGCAGATTTATACACAAACAATCCGAATAAACCAATACACAAATCGACTTAAGAAACAGCCTGGGTCTTTAAATTGGAATATTTTAACTCGTTAGAATGAGTATTATAGGTACTGGTAGAGGAGAATAAAATGATTTGGCTACGGTTTACGCTCGATATGAAATGAGCGGACGGTTTCAATTTGATTATAAAACGGCAGGGCGATATGAAAGGTTTGACCAATGTGGTCCTATACAAATGCCCTTTCGGGTGTGCAGCAGAATGTATCTTGAAAcgaatgaagtgaaagatttctGATCATACTGATGGTAAGCTTATGAGATGTGCGATCCCACAGTAttgttatttaatttaattgttttgagAACTCACTAGCATCCTTTTATAACCAACACCAAGTTGCCGCCTCAATGTATGCAAATACTATCTGATAGAAAGTTAGGTgctaattgatatctcgcctaaatatAGGCTAGACATATTaccacaaattcatcgtatttgggcTACGTCATAAGAGTCATTCAGTATGCACAGCCACCAAACTCACTGCAACTgtccaaattatgaagcttgagtgaactttaggacgttaccaatCCGATATAATCgcaagaaaaattccatgtaaaattgtttgacacggaaatcgaacccggatcatttCGGTGGAAGACTAGTACAAACCCACttatcatgggcgcgcgttagcatagcgcccgtgacgcaagtcttattactagaaaaaatttcaaaaaatttttttgtcgtagactgcagaaccatatatacagcaaatattgaagttctacaattcaaatacaaatgactccaaattaccattaaaaaaaactaggcgtccgtacgagttcaacgagctatcacacgttcttgcagcttaaaatttggccacgcaaaaaatcttccaaggagccccatttccatacattttggtcaatttcagtactttaaacgaaatgaaaaaatcctacgttactttgttagtccgtccgtccgtgtttcctatcttctaaagtcttctttagattttgttgaaattttgtgagtagaaaaaaaaatttggggaaaccggcctcgtttcggagctagggctcctcgaagttcccatataggccccatataggaacacctttaagtgtgtgtgtgtgtggatgggtatggtagaacaaatttgttcgcttttggtaagctcagctcgcctcaattttttccctaaatttagtattttttaattttttaaatttttcaaaattttttatttttttttaaatttttcaaaatttttcaaatttttcaaatttttcaaatttttcaaatttttttttaatgttaattttttttttaaattttaattttttttttttatttttcaaaaattttttaaatttttaaatttttttacatttttcaaaattttttaattttttttttaattttcaaaattttttaaatttttcaattttttttttaaattttaaattttttttaaaatttttcaaaaatttttcaaattttttaaatttttcaaaattttcaaatttttcaaatttttaaaaatttaaaaaattttcaaattttcaaaaaaaattacaaattttttttttaatttttttaattttttaataaactaattcttccaaaagaactgatatcagtcaaaaacactcaaaagagtaaaagtgacgcaagtccctgtgcatacgtccaaaacaactgatatcgctggaggtgacgcattctgcgcttgtacacaaaaactgtaacagcaaaaatttgaccaaagaaattctagaaacaaaattttaccaaaaaaattttgcgtcacaagcggcagatgttgaggaaagtactttgaagtacaagcgcagaatgcgtcacctccagcgatatcagttgttttggaagtatgcacagggacttgcgtcacttttactcttttgagtgtttttgactgatttaggtttcaaaatttcagaagatttttttttgatgtaaacAGAACCTTTTCTTTGCTCGAGGCATCGTCTGTAGaattaatttcgttgaattaGTAAcagaatttatataaaatttacacAGAATCTGTTCTCACTTTCAGAACGCTATTACGGCTGCTACAGACTCGGTGCTATCATAGCCGGTGCATTGATTATTATATTAATTGTTGGAACTGTTCCAATCCTATTTGCCATAGATAACAGTAAAGTAATTCTGCTAGTCACTTGTTGTATGCTATCAATCGTTGCCATATTACTGTTTCTGAGTTTCGGTTGGCAGCGAAAGCAGGCCAAAAATCAGCGAGAAAGATTTGGACGTGAATGGGTAACAACTACAAAGCGACAGGTAATCTGGTAAATTCGATTTGATTAAACTCTGAGACGAGTCTAACCAGTCTTCACTTTGTGCACCCGTTTTCAGAACAAGCAATACAAATCGGTTCCGACCTCATCACATACGTCATGGAAATTCTGGAACACTTCGAATAAAGACGAGCTTACCATGATTCCAGAGAAATCGGATCTGAGTCGGTTGAAAATTCAATCGACCAGACAACAGACCCACACCATCGTTTAGATAAGCTGAATTCATTGAttgtacaaaattatttatttttgttttgaaaatgtgtcTGAGCAATAAAAGGCAACTGATTAGACGTACCGGTATTACCACTTAATTCTAATGCAAATCATCGGCTCTGTTCGGTTCAATTGTCACGCGAGCGTAAGGACTAGCTGCACCCACTTTCTGTAAGTGAACTCGGCGAGACGGTCTCAATCCCATCACAATTAACCATGTAGCCACTCCACATAGTATTAACAACAGCAGAATCATCAATCCGTTCAACGTTTTGTACACCCATGCACTCCATCGCCGGCATTTAAGATCCGAGTCTGAGATTTCGGTAAGTAATTCTCCTCGTAAATCTTGCGGCAGGTAGCATCTACCATTTGTCTCCAAGCCAATATCCTTTATCCACCTCACATCACAGTTACAAATCAACGGATTTCCATTCAAATCgaactttttgattttgtccAGAGCGGTGACCAACGTTTCGTCAATGTACTTCAGACTAGTTCCACGTAGATTCAGAACCTCTAAACTAGTTACGGATCCATTCAGCACGTCATAGTCACCAAAAGCCTCGCCACTAAAGAATGTCAATTTCCACGAACCCTCAAGACTTACGGTTCTCAACTTGGGCAGTCCGAAGAACGCGTACTCCTGAATTGAACTAAGTCGGGGCATgtcattcaaatatatttcttCCAAGTCGTTCAAATGAGGAATAACTTTCGCTTCCAAAGTTCGCAGCGGATTCTCGCTCAAATCCAAGATTTCAATGGACCGTGGAATGCTGGGGAAAAGTTCGAATTGGTTGCATCTGAATTTGGCAACTTTAAGTCCGACTCCCTGCAACAGGTCTATCGTATCCAGATTGGCATCTTCTATTTCAAGTATATTCAACTTCGTTGACACACCTAGACTGATGTACAAGTCGACATCGTTCACGGAAAATGTCTCATTCAGAAATCGATTGCGCGATAATATTAAGTGTGTCATCGACGGCAATGTGGAGAAAACATTGTTCGTGATTTTTTGTAGCAAATTTCTGGACAGATCCAATTTCAACAGATTGCCCAAACGTGCGAATGCATTTATCGAAAGTGCCTCAATTTTGTTCCAACTCAAATTCAGTTCCGATAAGTTTTTCACTTTCGCAAAATTATTGTCATCAATTACGGTGATAGCATTGTGCGACATATCCAACGTACTCAAATCATATCCAACAAAGTTCGGTACAAATTGGAATTCATTCCACGACATATCCAGCGAATTCGTGACTGTTGGTAATACCTCGGcagcaaaattttcatttttaaatttccgattttcaCAGTGAATATGCATGACAAGTAGTCCCCCCTGCGAAGAATTTTCCATTACACATTCGCAATATAAATTATCACTTGTTGAACGGTTGGCTGGTGTgacattgttgttgttgttcgctTCATCATCTACTGCATCAACAATCTCCGATGGGATTATTGGTTTTATCGGGACACATAGTTGGTGTATTACATCTTGACAACTGATGAACTTTCGGTGCAGCAAAACAGCCAGACAAATTAGGTGGAAAATGTTCATATTGTCGCACACAGTGTGTAATGTTAGAGGTTGTTATCGTCTATGGAATTACGATAGCACATAGTTTACAGACTATGCCGTTATCaacgaatgaaaatttgttcgtCGCAATTGAAAGAACTCTGGAACCACCACGCATTAAGTCGTCTTAATTTCGCGTTAATttcgaatgtttttttgtgGCTTTAAATCTTAACACTGCGCCCACCGAATTACAGTAAAATTGTCTGCGTTGGACTTCACCCAAATCACGTATCTGCACTGAGTCGTTGCCTGTTGAACGATGTATACTAAATGCAGCGTTCCCAATCATTTCTGGACGGAGTCTTATCGAATAAGCTTATCAACTCTTATCTATGTGATAACGTTTCCCATACTTTGATATTGGAAATTCGTTCAAACACACGGATATGTGCTGATAACAGCTAGGTATTGATCAGGTAGttaattaaatagaaaatgaagTGGAGCCACaaattaatagttatttacgcaCTAAGCGGGAAGTAGAGGATCACTTGTCTATCATACATAGACGAGTTATGATAGAATTGCCTATAAGTCggaaaattattaactttttATAGAAAAGATGTCGAAAGGTATTTGGATTCATTACGTAATATGTACTTATCTCCTGCAAGAGTGGAGTCGAGTGACaaatattcatagaaaatcctttgtcatccaaaagaaaatccaccaaaatttaaaaaaatcccccaaaatttaccaagatccacaaaataatagaaaatcctttaaagAGCTcatgaaaatcaataaaaaaaaatccactgaaAATCCTACGAGATGGCGTcacttttatatgaaaaaatgagCAAAGATCAAGAGTTGTCATGTCTctcatttttcaatatattttacatgctataTGCGTCGAAAGccgtaattttcatgtttcaagcacttctttcgacgctttcagcatgtaaaatccattacataactcgggataaaaagacgaaaagtctcgttttcgtaagcttattgacctcggcttcgcctcggatcaacaaaaatcacacgaaaactcaacttttcatctttttatccctagtcatgtaaaacaGGCATGAGCGCCTCCGAAAATTAGCCGCCGATtaagccgccgccggccattttgagcaagccgcgccgcagccgagccggtgccaaaaacacggctcaagccggcttgaaacggctggaaaatgaaataaagatttcgaaaggtgaatgggtgaaataattttgaaaaccgagattcctgttgatcctaagcagctcaagtactttttgaattttttttttttcaaaattaagaaaattttgaaaattttcttgaattttcatgaattttccagaatggtatattacgtcctcgcttctaagtttgttgttttggcaagtatgacctttgcggaacgagccgaaggcgcacaatcagttaattcacaaatttgagaaaactttatcgatctttgcgaattttctcgattttttttttcttttcaatttttacttgattttcgtgagctttcgatttcttctcgaaaaccattttcttaatgagttaaatgagtgtaccggagcatgattttccatttagttcaagttttgaggcaataaaacttgacgtgttagtgaaccttagacttagagacttgcttgtaacaagaccagttccacttgcactttgaacaacctaatctacctacattttcgctttccgtacaatttcattttcatgcttactagttcattttccatgaatttatctaaacgtttttattttgaaaaaaagttaaaaggaacctccagccgagctgttttaagccggctcaagccgactttttcgccgccgccgagaaatttttttctccgtcggcgctcatgcctgatgtaaaatactatttgaCGTATCGTGATCTTTGCTGAATGGTGTTGTCAGCTTGCAACCCAAATGCCAACAATAATTCTTACTTAATGTTAGACGGTATGTTCTCGATTACTAATAGTAGATTATCTACTCAGTTCAAATCGTTTTATCGATTTCAATTGTTATTTCTACTATACTTTTGCAAGACAACAACATTGAATAATTGTTGGAAGTCTCATTCCTATCTGCCCGATATTATTAGAATCATTGGAGAAGACCCACTTAAATCAACCATCGTAATACACACCATGTGATAAGACCGTTTCAAATACTTagaacacaaatttatttcatggAAAGAATATAAACAAGAAAACCTACACTGCCATTTCATCTTCATCTTTTTATAGTTAACACTGTACAGTAAAGTGAAGACACCTACTTGTTCTAAAgttctaaatattttcgctatacTACCATAGATGGCGCTATATGTAATGATTTCAGAAAACATGTCTACGCAATGAACTTAagataaattataaataattgGGAGAATATTTATACTTCCAATGCGGTCTTTTATTTCTCCCATATTtctcaacaaaatttcttgaCAGACCAATGGACCAGCAGATATATGATTCCAATTTCGCTTATTATAAACTAAGAAATTGACGGTAGATTAGTCGATATAGTGACTATTGCATAAATATGGACGTACGGTTATAAAATATGCGTATCAccaaatggaaataattttttatatacaCAAAACAAACTGTCCGGTGAATGACCGTcgttatgattttttttttgctcggagAAAACTAAACTAATTCGAATTCTGAATTCTTTCTTACGCTCATTCTCGAGTtatctttttttcttcgattcatttatttttgaatgaagataAATTGCTATAATGGTCAaacgaattaaattaattcttaaattttgtttaggaACAGGTATCCAAGtacaaatatttgcaaaaacaAATCTCAAATTTTATCCAAAGTTCACAGTAGTTCGATGAGAGAAAAAGCGTTATGAGTCGAATGGTAAATTCGATGGTAAATAATTCTTATCTGATCATTTCTTGGATATTGTCTTGTAAAAATATAACGAAAATGAACCCGTGGAACTTACCTTTTTGCTATGGTTTGTTTAAAAGTAATCATCCGTATGATGGCTGTACAATAACAATAGTTATTGACAAAACAACCGATAAAATGGTGAAAAGTCAAAGTGAAtgttgttgatccgaggcgaagcgaGATCAACAATCAGTCATAAATGTGACCTTTTAATTTATGTATGCATTTTTTTTGCGCTTACACACGAATACCAAACAAAACAGCTATTTTACCAACTAATTAACTGATGGGTTTGTTTCGGCACTAGATGTTAGACGgtcgatacgagcgaagcgagtcaAGATATTCATTATTCACATCGTCAGCCATAATTAGCACATGCTACACATATGTACTAGAAGGACCTACTACAATACCAATAGAGTCCTGTCAACTGAACTGAACTGAACTGTCAATTTAAGCACTGATACGTGTAGTACCCACTACAATATGTAACATCTGCTACAACGGATCTGTCAATGTATAATTTTACTCAATTTAGacatatatgaatgagagatatatacgacatgtagaagaaaaacataGGCCAAAAAACCTTAATTGGTCACACTGATTTTCAGCTAGTATTTCTTGTTAAATTTCATAGTTAAATGATGCTACGCTAGATGACGCTAGAATGTGCACATACAACACTAGCTCAAAATCAGTGTTACCAACACAGGTTTTTTTGTCCCACGAATATTCGACTTTGTCGTATATATCAATCTTTCATATATGATCCTAACGTTGCATAAAAGCAAATGTTTACACGCGTTTAAATCGATGATAATAAGAACTTATTGACAAAAACATTAAGTCGAAGAAATTACCATTAATAATATCGAATGTACTTTGATCTAACTTTTTTGGTGTGCTTGTTCATATATGACTTGCTTAATTGGCATATACtgcaaatattattcaaaagaaaaaaacgagccatcagaacagtcggagtgtttg
This window contains:
- the LOC119083189 gene encoding uncharacterized protein LOC119083189, with protein sequence MDNNIKLNTMKKANVDPRQSINSSDDYGVVTERYYGCYRLGAIIAGALIIILIVGTVPILFAIDNSKVILLVTCCMLSIVAILLFLSFGWQRKQAKNQRERFGREWVTTTKRQNKQYKSVPTSSHTSWKFWNTSNKDELTMIPEKSDLSRLKIQSTRQQTHTIV
- the LOC119083186 gene encoding leucine-rich repeat neuronal protein 2, with translation MNIFHLICLAVLLHRKFISCQDVIHQLCVPIKPIIPSEIVDAVDDEANNNNNVTPANRSTSDNLYCECVMENSSQGGLLVMHIHCENRKFKNENFAAEVLPTVTNSLDMSWNEFQFVPNFVGYDLSTLDMSHNAITVIDDNNFAKVKNLSELNLSWNKIEALSINAFARLGNLLKLDLSRNLLQKITNNVFSTLPSMTHLILSRNRFLNETFSVNDVDLYISLGVSTKLNILEIEDANLDTIDLLQGVGLKVAKFRCNQFELFPSIPRSIEILDLSENPLRTLEAKVIPHLNDLEEIYLNDMPRLSSIQEYAFFGLPKLRTVSLEGSWKLTFFSGEAFGDYDVLNGSVTSLEVLNLRGTSLKYIDETLVTALDKIKKFDLNGNPLICNCDVRWIKDIGLETNGRCYLPQDLRGELLTEISDSDLKCRRWSAWVYKTLNGLMILLLLILCGVATWLIVMGLRPSRRVHLQKVGAASPYARVTIEPNRADDLH